One Janthinobacterium sp. TB1-E2 genomic region harbors:
- a CDS encoding methyl-accepting chemotaxis protein, producing MTIAKRLYALILSVVLGLAALAGFGIYQMDRVYTAASYATVNTVPSLLTLNDAFVPFAQMRTAVWQHMASKDAAGRAKLEAGIREARAAVGKALDQYEKEDITDEQDRALLAADRAVLLRYDEVRDKVLALSKAGELDAARDLLAQNQPIIKELVDALAAHHRYNANLAAKGAADGAAAAASARWIAITLSLAVTALVASMGLLLARRIAASLAGAIGVARTIADGDLSVQIRATSNDEVGQLMQAMADMSASLVRIVAEVRSGTDSISTASGEIASGNLDLSARTEQQAGSLEETASAMEELTATVRQNADNARQAQQMAISASDKAQRGGQVMGDVIRTMEAIDSASNKIADIIGVIDGIAFQTNILALNAAVEAARAGEQGRGFAVVATEVRNLAHRSAAAAKEIKVLISDSVEQVGQGGKLVQQAGAAMTEVVDTVRGVTDIVSEISAASVEQSTGIEEINRAITQMDEVTQQNAALVEEAAAASQSLQEQAARLAGVVGAFKLAQGQAGAAPRAPAAPRPAPHKATLKLVATRPAGQARKAAPSAADSGDWDVF from the coding sequence ATGACCATCGCTAAACGGCTGTACGCCTTGATCCTCTCCGTCGTCCTCGGGCTGGCCGCCCTCGCGGGCTTTGGCATCTACCAGATGGACCGCGTGTACACGGCGGCCAGCTATGCCACTGTCAACACGGTACCCAGTCTGCTCACCTTGAACGACGCTTTTGTACCGTTCGCGCAGATGCGCACGGCCGTCTGGCAGCACATGGCCAGCAAGGATGCGGCCGGACGCGCCAAGCTGGAAGCGGGCATCAGGGAAGCGCGCGCGGCGGTCGGCAAGGCGCTCGACCAGTATGAAAAAGAAGATATCACCGATGAACAGGACCGCGCGCTGCTGGCCGCCGACCGCGCCGTGCTGCTGCGCTACGATGAAGTGCGCGACAAGGTGCTGGCGCTGTCGAAGGCCGGTGAACTGGACGCGGCGCGCGACTTGCTGGCGCAAAACCAGCCCATCATCAAGGAACTGGTCGACGCCCTCGCCGCCCACCACCGCTACAACGCAAACCTGGCTGCCAAAGGTGCGGCCGATGGCGCCGCAGCCGCTGCCAGCGCGCGCTGGATTGCCATCACCCTGTCCCTGGCCGTGACGGCGCTCGTAGCCAGCATGGGCCTGCTGCTGGCGCGGCGCATCGCCGCCTCGCTGGCCGGCGCCATCGGCGTGGCCCGCACCATCGCGGACGGCGACCTCAGCGTGCAGATCCGCGCCACCTCGAACGACGAGGTGGGCCAGCTGATGCAGGCCATGGCGGACATGAGCGCGAGCCTGGTGCGCATCGTGGCCGAAGTGCGTTCCGGCACGGACAGCATCAGCACGGCCTCGGGCGAGATCGCGTCCGGTAACCTGGACCTGTCGGCGCGCACGGAACAGCAAGCGGGCTCGCTGGAAGAAACCGCCTCGGCCATGGAAGAACTGACGGCCACCGTGCGGCAAAACGCGGACAATGCCCGCCAGGCCCAGCAAATGGCCATCAGCGCCTCGGACAAGGCGCAGCGGGGCGGACAAGTGATGGGCGACGTGATACGCACGATGGAAGCGATCGACAGCGCGTCGAACAAGATCGCCGACATCATCGGCGTCATCGACGGCATCGCCTTCCAGACCAATATCCTGGCCCTGAATGCGGCCGTGGAAGCGGCGCGCGCCGGGGAACAGGGGCGCGGCTTTGCCGTCGTGGCCACCGAAGTACGCAACCTGGCGCACCGTTCGGCCGCGGCCGCCAAGGAAATCAAGGTACTCATCAGCGACTCCGTGGAACAGGTGGGCCAAGGCGGCAAGCTGGTCCAGCAGGCCGGCGCGGCCATGACGGAAGTGGTCGACACGGTACGCGGCGTTACCGACATCGTCAGCGAAATCTCGGCCGCCAGCGTGGAGCAAAGCACGGGCATCGAGGAAATCAACCGCGCCATCACGCAGATGGATGAAGTCACGCAGCAGAACGCGGCCCTGGTCGAAGAAGCGGCGGCGGCATCGCAATCGCTGCAGGAGCAGGCAGCCAGGCTGGCCGGCGTGGTGGGCGCCTTCAAGCTGGCGCAGGGACAGGCCGGCGCGGCGCCGCGCGCGCCTGCCGCGCCGCGGCCCGCGCCGCACAAGGCGACGCTCAAGCTGGTCGCCACGCGCCCCGCAGGCCAGGCCAGAAAAGCGGCGCCGTCCGCCGCCGATTCGGGCGACTGGGACGTATTTTAG
- a CDS encoding DUF748 domain-containing protein, giving the protein MNTIDNKSVQTKTFRWKRWQRWALGTGCALAAYSAAGFWLVPYVIKNQLPKFAEKELARQASIADVRFNPFTLRLEADKIAFTEAASANNAPLLSIGALAVQLEWKSIVRRAWSLAEIRITAPQAQLTITPDGKFNLAEVLATWQRNHPEKSEGGMPRLVIAHFALEQGKVDWQDQKAGYADNFTPINFTLDNISTLPDANGSYSLSADAARGGKLHWRGTASLSPIRGEGELILNDASLPGLAAYLKAYTRATVASGKLSARLPYAFSYADGKLEAAVKGAGLALRDLALVQSGKSDAFTSLNTLGIAGVNVDLAGQKVTVDKVNLYGGKVAVRRDSKGEIDVANLMLPGNPAPAASTATTPAAPATPGKWKVDLKQLALANVDVSAIDETVSPALQLSAKQLQLSLQLALQQGPSGMATVIDGAHFGLADLTMQRGAQTPFKLAQLGFTKGKIDLAAHTVHLGAVTASGAQIDLARNRQGEFAIAQKLPVFASGKADAGKDTPSAPWSTKVDKVELSKFGARFDDAGTGIKVNVQDARLSLQDVSNDMKQALPFELGVGLREGGLLTANGKFVPGTGAVDAQLNLKQLTLAPVQPLLAQHIKLKLASGSLSGSGRLTTGGGAPKAPKVRYVGGVDIAGLVLNETDGKRFASWKSVRADKMTASVGPDFVDIPELRVVEPNAQLIIENDRSLNAQRLLVKAPEPATATAPAPAASATPAADAAFPVRVRRVRLQNAKLDFADLSLRPQFAAKIYELNGVVTGLSTKRDARSQIELDGRIDEFGLARVRGQLNPFAPTDNTDLNVVFKNVDMVSASPYTMKFAGYKVAEGKISLDLQYKVRNRQLDGTNQIVLDKLTLGERIDSPDALKLPLELALAILKDSDGRIDLGLPVSGDMNDPQFSYGALIWKAVGNVLTKIVTAPFRALGNLLGISADKLEAIDFDAGSAVLLPPEREKIKQVAQILAKREQLKLAVPGQYSDTDAAALRAQAVRRAVAAKAGIKLEAGEEPGPLNLGERKIRGALRDLYAERFGKAELDKQKKAAESAVPATAAAETASAAASAPAKIPVFQRLGKLIEGEPQVADTGAFYKGLREQLEAKQPLAADALSKLGTQRSAAILAALQQDGTPAARVSAGAPEKTEAAPGKLVGLKLGLAAQ; this is encoded by the coding sequence GTGAACACAATCGACAACAAAAGCGTGCAGACGAAAACATTTCGCTGGAAACGCTGGCAGCGCTGGGCCCTGGGCACGGGCTGCGCCCTGGCCGCCTACAGTGCGGCCGGCTTCTGGCTGGTGCCCTACGTCATCAAAAACCAGCTACCCAAATTTGCAGAAAAAGAACTCGCGCGCCAGGCCAGTATCGCCGACGTGCGCTTCAACCCGTTCACCCTGCGCCTGGAAGCGGACAAGATCGCTTTCACGGAAGCGGCCAGCGCAAACAATGCACCGCTACTGTCCATCGGCGCCCTGGCCGTGCAGCTGGAATGGAAATCCATCGTCCGCCGCGCCTGGAGCCTGGCGGAAATCCGCATCACGGCGCCGCAAGCGCAGCTGACGATCACGCCGGACGGCAAGTTCAACCTGGCCGAAGTGCTGGCCACCTGGCAACGCAACCATCCGGAAAAGAGCGAAGGCGGCATGCCGCGCCTCGTCATCGCCCACTTTGCGCTGGAGCAAGGCAAAGTCGACTGGCAAGACCAGAAGGCCGGCTATGCGGACAACTTCACGCCGATCAACTTTACGCTCGATAATATTTCCACCCTGCCCGACGCCAACGGCAGCTACAGCCTCAGCGCCGATGCGGCGCGCGGCGGCAAGCTGCATTGGCGCGGCACGGCCTCGCTGAGCCCCATCCGTGGCGAAGGCGAACTGATACTGAACGACGCTTCCCTGCCCGGCCTGGCCGCGTATTTGAAAGCCTATACGCGCGCGACTGTCGCCAGCGGCAAGCTGTCGGCGCGCCTGCCCTACGCTTTTTCCTATGCGGACGGCAAGCTGGAAGCGGCCGTCAAAGGCGCCGGCCTCGCCTTGCGCGACCTGGCGCTGGTACAAAGTGGCAAGAGCGACGCCTTTACGTCGCTGAACACTTTGGGCATCGCCGGCGTGAACGTGGATCTGGCAGGCCAGAAGGTCACGGTCGACAAGGTCAACTTGTACGGCGGCAAGGTGGCCGTGCGCCGCGACAGCAAGGGCGAGATCGACGTGGCGAACCTGATGCTGCCCGGTAATCCGGCACCAGCAGCATCTACCGCCACCACGCCCGCCGCACCAGCCACGCCTGGCAAGTGGAAGGTGGACTTGAAACAGCTGGCGCTCGCCAATGTGGACGTGTCCGCCATCGATGAAACCGTCTCGCCGGCTTTGCAGCTGAGCGCCAAGCAACTGCAGCTGAGCCTGCAACTGGCCTTGCAGCAAGGCCCATCGGGCATGGCCACCGTCATCGACGGCGCACATTTCGGCCTGGCCGACCTCACCATGCAACGGGGCGCGCAAACGCCGTTCAAGCTGGCCCAACTGGGCTTTACCAAAGGCAAGATCGACCTGGCCGCGCATACCGTGCACCTGGGCGCCGTGACGGCCAGCGGCGCGCAGATCGACCTGGCGCGCAACCGCCAGGGCGAATTTGCGATTGCACAAAAGCTGCCCGTGTTTGCCTCCGGCAAAGCCGACGCGGGCAAGGACACCCCATCCGCGCCATGGTCCACCAAGGTAGACAAGGTGGAACTGAGCAAGTTCGGCGCCCGTTTCGATGACGCGGGCACGGGCATCAAGGTCAATGTGCAGGATGCCCGTTTGTCGCTGCAAGACGTCAGCAACGATATGAAACAGGCGCTGCCGTTCGAGCTGGGCGTGGGCCTGCGCGAAGGCGGCCTATTGACGGCCAATGGCAAGTTCGTGCCGGGCACGGGCGCCGTCGATGCGCAGCTGAATTTGAAACAGCTGACCCTGGCCCCCGTGCAACCGTTGCTGGCGCAGCATATCAAGCTGAAACTGGCAAGCGGGTCGCTCTCCGGCAGCGGCCGCCTGACGACGGGCGGCGGCGCGCCGAAAGCGCCCAAGGTCCGCTATGTGGGCGGCGTCGATATTGCCGGCCTCGTGCTCAATGAAACGGATGGCAAACGCTTTGCCTCATGGAAAAGCGTGCGCGCCGACAAGATGACGGCCAGCGTGGGCCCCGACTTCGTCGACATCCCCGAACTGCGCGTGGTGGAACCGAACGCCCAGCTGATCATCGAAAACGACCGCAGCCTCAATGCCCAGCGCCTGCTGGTCAAGGCGCCCGAGCCTGCCACGGCAACGGCCCCCGCTCCTGCGGCCTCCGCCACGCCGGCAGCCGACGCCGCCTTCCCCGTGCGCGTGCGCCGCGTGCGCCTGCAAAACGCCAAGCTGGATTTTGCCGACCTCAGCTTGCGGCCCCAGTTCGCCGCCAAGATCTATGAACTCAATGGCGTCGTCACGGGCCTGTCGACCAAGCGCGATGCGCGCAGCCAGATCGAACTCGATGGCCGCATCGACGAATTCGGCCTGGCCCGCGTGCGTGGCCAATTAAATCCGTTCGCCCCGACCGACAACACGGACTTGAACGTCGTCTTCAAGAATGTCGACATGGTGTCCGCCTCGCCGTACACGATGAAGTTCGCCGGCTACAAGGTGGCAGAAGGCAAGATTTCGCTGGACTTGCAATACAAGGTGCGCAACCGCCAGCTCGACGGCACCAACCAGATCGTGCTCGACAAGCTGACTCTGGGCGAGCGCATCGACAGCCCGGACGCCTTGAAGCTGCCGCTGGAACTGGCCCTGGCCATCCTCAAGGACTCGGACGGACGCATCGACCTGGGTTTGCCCGTGTCGGGCGACATGAACGACCCGCAATTCAGCTATGGCGCCCTGATCTGGAAAGCCGTGGGCAATGTGCTGACGAAAATCGTCACGGCGCCGTTCCGCGCGCTGGGCAACTTGCTCGGCATCAGCGCCGACAAGCTCGAAGCTATCGACTTCGACGCGGGCAGCGCCGTACTGCTGCCGCCCGAGCGTGAAAAAATCAAGCAGGTGGCGCAAATCCTCGCCAAGCGCGAACAGCTGAAGCTGGCCGTGCCTGGCCAGTACAGCGATACGGACGCGGCCGCCCTGCGTGCCCAGGCCGTGCGCCGCGCCGTCGCCGCCAAGGCCGGCATCAAGCTGGAAGCGGGCGAAGAACCGGGACCGTTGAACTTGGGCGAACGCAAGATACGGGGCGCCCTGCGCGACCTGTACGCGGAACGCTTCGGGAAGGCCGAGCTGGACAAGCAGAAAAAGGCGGCGGAATCGGCCGTCCCAGCCACAGCGGCGGCAGAGACGGCATCAGCAGCCGCATCGGCTCCGGCAAAAATCCCCGTATTCCAACGTCTGGGCAAGCTGATCGAAGGCGAGCCGCAAGTGGCCGACACGGGCGCCTTCTACAAGGGCTTGCGCGAGCAGCTGGAAGCCAAGCAGCCCCTGGCGGCCGACGCCTTGAGCAAGCTGGGCACCCAGCGCAGCGCAGCGATTCTGGCCGCCCTGCAGCAGGATGGAACGCCGGCGGCCAGGGTCAGCGCCGGTGCGCCGGAAAAAACGGAGGCCGCGCCGGGCAAGCTGGTGGGTTTGAAGCTGGGATTGGCGGCGCAATAA
- a CDS encoding membrane-bound PQQ-dependent dehydrogenase, glucose/quinate/shikimate family, whose protein sequence is MTASARPGPLLVITAVIFILLGLALAGGGAWLVSLGGSWYYVVAGIGMLVAGALVWKGRRSAQLFLALLLFATLIWSVIEVKFDWWQLLPRLDIWFAAAVWLLLPFVDRRLDPPLTAGAKPRDAGKSALAAAVVLTAAVGVFSLFQDYYTLHGEVPAENMAAAPQGDFAPGVAPNDWAAYGRSGYGDRYAPAAQITPANASQLKQAWVYNTGDFKGPNDPGEIANEVTPLKVNGMLYLCTPHNIVIALDPDTGKEIWRHDPKINRDASTYQHMICRGVAYWDVNAGRAKGDPAPEAAGMECPRRILAPTMDATLIAVNADTGVACKSFGENGVIGLYHGMGMKKRGFLMPTSPPAVAQNVVVMAASVTDNFSTEEPSGVIRGYDPVTGKLMWNWDASNPDDTAPIADGKTYTNNSPNSWGVSSIDEKLGMVYIPMGNETPDTWGGNRNPHGEKYNSAIVALDLATGKVRWVYQTVHHDIWDMDIGGQPTLVDIDTPKGKVPSVVATTKRGDIYVIDRRDGSLVVPAPEKPVPTNNPAPGDRLSPTQPFSALTFLPEKNISETDMWGTTPFDQLACRIIFRQHRYEGPFTPQTVAEGKIKGAIISPGPLGIFEWGGAAVDPGRQLLLVNPDYMGFLERLVPRAQANAKGGTGSEMGLQPQTGVPFAVEIKPFLSPLGFPCQAPPWGYIAAVDLRTMKKVWMHKNGTTRDSAPVPIALPLGVPSLGGISTTGGGVAFLSSTLDYYIRGYDVRNGKTVWKARLPAGGQATPMSYVSDKTGKQYVVVMAGGHGSLGTKMGDSLVAFALPDEAVEKKK, encoded by the coding sequence ATGACTGCCTCTGCCCGGCCTGGACCCTTGCTTGTCATCACCGCAGTCATCTTCATCTTGCTGGGCCTGGCACTTGCCGGCGGCGGCGCCTGGCTCGTCAGCCTGGGCGGTTCCTGGTATTACGTCGTGGCCGGTATCGGCATGCTCGTCGCGGGCGCGCTCGTGTGGAAGGGGCGGCGCAGCGCCCAGCTGTTTCTCGCGCTGCTGCTGTTCGCCACCCTGATCTGGTCCGTGATCGAAGTGAAGTTCGACTGGTGGCAATTGCTGCCGCGCCTAGATATCTGGTTCGCCGCCGCCGTCTGGCTGCTGCTGCCGTTCGTCGACCGCCGCCTCGATCCGCCATTGACGGCCGGAGCGAAACCGCGCGACGCGGGCAAGAGCGCGCTGGCCGCCGCCGTGGTACTGACGGCCGCCGTGGGCGTGTTCTCGCTATTTCAGGACTACTACACCTTGCATGGCGAAGTGCCGGCCGAGAACATGGCAGCCGCGCCGCAAGGCGATTTCGCGCCGGGCGTGGCGCCCAACGACTGGGCCGCGTATGGCCGTTCCGGCTATGGCGACCGCTATGCGCCGGCCGCGCAGATCACGCCGGCCAACGCGTCGCAGCTGAAACAGGCATGGGTGTACAACACGGGCGACTTCAAGGGTCCGAACGATCCGGGCGAGATCGCCAACGAAGTCACGCCGCTGAAAGTGAACGGCATGCTGTACCTGTGCACGCCGCATAACATCGTCATTGCGCTCGATCCGGACACGGGCAAGGAGATCTGGCGCCACGATCCGAAGATCAACCGCGACGCATCGACCTACCAGCACATGATCTGCCGCGGCGTGGCCTACTGGGACGTCAACGCGGGCCGCGCCAAGGGCGACCCGGCACCCGAGGCGGCCGGCATGGAATGCCCGCGCCGCATCCTCGCGCCCACCATGGATGCCACCCTGATCGCCGTCAACGCCGATACGGGGGTAGCCTGCAAAAGCTTTGGCGAAAATGGCGTGATCGGCCTGTACCATGGCATGGGCATGAAGAAGCGGGGATTCCTGATGCCGACGTCGCCGCCGGCCGTGGCGCAAAACGTGGTGGTGATGGCCGCCAGCGTCACCGATAACTTTTCCACGGAAGAGCCGTCGGGCGTGATCCGCGGCTACGATCCCGTCACGGGCAAGCTGATGTGGAACTGGGATGCGTCGAACCCCGACGACACGGCGCCGATTGCCGATGGAAAAACGTATACGAACAACTCGCCCAATTCCTGGGGCGTGTCCAGCATCGATGAAAAACTGGGCATGGTGTACATCCCGATGGGCAATGAAACGCCGGATACATGGGGCGGCAACCGCAATCCCCATGGCGAGAAATACAATAGCGCCATCGTCGCGCTGGACCTGGCGACAGGCAAGGTGCGCTGGGTCTACCAGACCGTGCACCACGATATCTGGGACATGGATATCGGCGGCCAGCCCACTCTGGTCGACATCGACACGCCGAAAGGCAAAGTGCCGTCCGTCGTGGCCACGACGAAACGCGGCGACATCTATGTGATCGACCGGCGCGATGGCAGCCTGGTCGTGCCGGCGCCGGAAAAACCGGTGCCGACGAACAACCCGGCTCCCGGCGACCGCCTGTCGCCCACGCAGCCGTTTTCGGCCCTCACTTTCCTGCCCGAGAAAAACATCAGCGAAACAGATATGTGGGGCACGACGCCATTCGACCAGCTGGCGTGCCGCATCATCTTCCGCCAGCACCGCTACGAAGGGCCGTTCACGCCGCAAACGGTGGCCGAAGGCAAGATCAAGGGCGCCATCATCTCGCCGGGCCCGCTCGGTATCTTCGAGTGGGGCGGGGCGGCTGTCGACCCGGGCCGGCAATTGCTGCTGGTGAACCCCGACTACATGGGCTTTCTGGAGCGTCTGGTGCCGCGTGCGCAAGCCAATGCGAAGGGCGGCACGGGCTCGGAAATGGGCTTGCAGCCGCAGACGGGCGTGCCGTTTGCAGTGGAAATCAAGCCTTTTCTTTCGCCGCTGGGCTTCCCATGCCAGGCGCCGCCGTGGGGGTATATCGCCGCCGTCGACTTGCGCACCATGAAAAAAGTGTGGATGCACAAGAACGGCACCACGCGCGACAGCGCCCCCGTGCCCATCGCCTTGCCGCTGGGCGTGCCCAGCCTGGGCGGCATCAGCACCACGGGCGGCGGCGTGGCCTTCCTCAGCAGCACGCTCGACTACTACATCCGCGGCTACGACGTGCGCAATGGCAAGACCGTATGGAAAGCCCGCCTGCCTGCCGGCGGCCAGGCCACGCCGATGAGCTATGTCTCGGACAAGACGGGCAAGCAATATGTCGTCGTCATGGCCGGCGGCCATGGTTCGCTCGGCACGAAGATGGGCGATAGCCTGGTGGCGTTTGCTTTGCCGGATGAGGCGGTGGAGAAGAAAAAGTAA
- a CDS encoding HDOD domain-containing protein, translating to MSAHIDLARLPGGTILPSPAWRRHWLATLWQQQVPLDELAEQLGCDPAMTGKVIGLANAGVPPGERRHAAVSAAMLAAIGLPALRQACATPAPPAPTCAHFDAQRYWSHSLAMACAARVAGDALQLAPADELYSCGLLANCGQLALATVHPQEYGELLGQYGNGVTARLLGEESQRFGHHQLALSAILMRDWGMADILCDAVLCHAAPPGFGRAGRMTDLAKLLKLASGFADLILRNGAGPREPALATARVLGLDAGHMETLLRHSNAEWSEWRDILEPHTHPAPCRTRTRVRPAARQVFSEFI from the coding sequence ATGAGCGCGCACATCGACCTGGCGCGCCTGCCCGGCGGTACCATCCTGCCGTCGCCCGCCTGGCGGCGCCACTGGCTGGCCACCTTGTGGCAGCAGCAGGTGCCGCTCGACGAGCTGGCGGAACAGCTGGGCTGCGACCCGGCCATGACCGGCAAGGTCATCGGCCTGGCGAATGCGGGCGTGCCGCCGGGCGAGCGCAGGCATGCGGCCGTCAGCGCCGCGATGCTGGCGGCCATCGGCCTGCCCGCCCTGCGCCAGGCGTGCGCCACCCCGGCCCCGCCAGCGCCCACGTGCGCACACTTCGACGCGCAGCGCTACTGGTCGCACTCGCTGGCCATGGCGTGCGCCGCCCGTGTGGCCGGTGACGCGCTGCAGCTGGCGCCGGCCGATGAGCTGTACAGTTGCGGCTTGCTGGCCAACTGCGGCCAGCTGGCCCTGGCCACCGTGCATCCGCAGGAATATGGAGAACTGCTGGGCCAGTACGGCAATGGCGTCACGGCCCGGCTGCTGGGCGAAGAATCGCAGCGCTTCGGCCACCACCAACTGGCCCTGTCGGCCATCCTCATGCGGGACTGGGGCATGGCGGACATCCTGTGCGACGCCGTGCTCTGCCATGCCGCGCCGCCCGGCTTCGGACGGGCCGGGCGCATGACGGACCTGGCGAAGCTGCTGAAGCTGGCCAGCGGCTTCGCCGACCTGATACTGCGCAACGGCGCGGGGCCGCGCGAGCCAGCCCTGGCCACGGCGCGGGTACTGGGCCTGGACGCAGGCCACATGGAAACCCTGCTACGCCACAGCAATGCGGAGTGGAGCGAATGGCGCGATATCCTGGAACCGCACACCCATCCCGCCCCCTGCCGTACGCGCACGCGAGTCCGGCCAGCCGCACGCCAGGTTTTTAGTGAATTCATCTAA
- a CDS encoding response regulator, whose translation MHTADVCTTQKAAEILGISVTSVQQLVEAGVIEAWKTKGGHRRIPLAAVEAYKGNPGQPGQDQRAARASRPVPSGRPPSILVIEDNPIERALYEKQIGSWGLQADLRFCENGYQALMEIARDQPDILLADIVMEGIDGYEVIRTILADPLLADMHIAMLSSLTQEELQERGGVPPGVVFFAKPVNYDELRGYLRACCAGHARRNSLAA comes from the coding sequence ATGCACACTGCAGACGTCTGCACCACCCAAAAGGCCGCCGAAATCCTCGGCATCTCGGTCACCTCAGTGCAGCAACTGGTCGAGGCCGGCGTGATCGAAGCGTGGAAGACCAAGGGCGGCCACCGGCGCATTCCCCTCGCGGCCGTCGAAGCCTACAAGGGCAATCCCGGCCAGCCGGGACAGGACCAGCGCGCGGCGCGGGCCAGCCGCCCTGTCCCATCGGGCCGCCCGCCGTCCATCCTGGTGATCGAAGACAATCCGATCGAGCGCGCGCTGTATGAAAAACAGATCGGTTCATGGGGCTTGCAGGCGGACTTGCGCTTTTGCGAGAACGGATACCAGGCGCTGATGGAAATCGCCCGCGACCAGCCCGACATCCTGCTGGCCGACATCGTCATGGAAGGCATCGACGGCTACGAAGTGATCCGCACCATCCTGGCCGACCCGCTGCTGGCGGACATGCACATCGCCATGCTGTCGAGCCTGACGCAGGAAGAGCTGCAAGAACGGGGCGGCGTGCCGCCAGGCGTCGTGTTCTTTGCCAAACCCGTCAATTACGACGAGCTGCGCGGCTATCTGCGCGCCTGCTGCGCCGGCCACGCGCGGCGCAACAGCCTGGCCGCCTGA